From Actinomycetota bacterium:
TGCGCTGGTCATGGCTGCGGGACTACAACGCGCCCGAAGCGTGGGTGCGCCGGGTGGCCATGAACCTGGCCGCCGATCGCGCCCGTAAGCTGCGCCGCCAGGCCAGAGCGATCCTGCGGATGGGGCCTCCGCCTGCGACGCACGAGGTGTCGGTGGAGACGCTGGCGCTGGTGGAGGCGCTGGGCGCCCTGCCGGTCCGCCAGCGCCAGGCGATCGTCCTGCACCACCTGGTGGGTCTGCCCGTCGAGGAGGTCGCCCAGACGCTGCGGGTGCCGGCCGGGACGGTGAAGAGCCTGCTGTCCCGCGGCCGGCGGGCCCTGGCGGCCCGGCTAGGGGAGGCGGAGGAGGTGCGGGACCGCCCATGAGCGACCTGCAGACCCGGCTCCAGCGGGCGGCTGATGAGGCCGCCCGCCACGGTCGCATCCCAGGACCCGAGGCGGTGATCCGGCGGGGACGTCAACGGCGACGGCGCCTGGTCGGCGGGACGGCCTCGCTGGTCGTCCTGGTGCT
This genomic window contains:
- a CDS encoding SigE family RNA polymerase sigma factor; the protein is MTAGGSFEEFYTGAVSRLLGQLFLVTGDLHEAEEVVQEAFARASVRWSWLRDYNAPEAWVRRVAMNLAADRARKLRRQARAILRMGPPPATHEVSVETLALVEALGALPVRQRQAIVLHHLVGLPVEEVAQTLRVPAGTVKSLLSRGRRALAARLGEAEEVRDRP